The segment AAAAAGCGGTTTTGAAAGCAATGGATGGAAAATTATAAATTTTGCTCTGGCTGTCTCTCATGGCTTGGTTGTTGACCCAGTCGATGACGCCTTGTATATTGTCTTCTATGCGTGATTTGATTTGCGCATCCAGCGCGAGTTCGTTAGCGCTACGTAGTATTTCTAGTGCATTTTCGCCTGTGAAACCACTGTTGTTTTGTGTCGCCTTGAAATAATCTATGCCACACTGTAGGACTTCCGTCGCGAGATTGTTGGCCAAAACTCTGAATTCTGGCTCAGTCTCACCAAAAGTCGTTTTCAGCGCTTCGTACTTTGGCTTGGAACGAAACATCAACTCCATACCTGTCTCATAGGCAGCCAAAGAGTTTTCCTTCCGCTTTTTCTTCGCCTTTGCTATCTCTTCAATCAGTTCTTTGATATACTTCTGAGTCATGTCTGTTTTCAATTCAATTTCCAACCACAAATTAATAAAAATCAAATATAGAATGGACGAATGGGACTTTTATGTGCGTGAACAGAAATTGACTGCTGAATCGCATAATTCTAGCGAAAATATTTTTCTATGGTTTGGTACCTATGATTGAATATGTCGAGTAGTTGTCTCTTGACAAACAGTGCATGAAGCAAATGCCCCAAAATGCCAAAGGGCATTTTGTAGGATACCCTATCTGTCATCCACACTTTCCCTTGGTTCAGTTCAAAAATATGCTCATGATGCCACATCGAGTATGGACCAAATCGCTGTTCATCGACAAAAAAATGATTCTTCTCCACATGCGTGATTTCGGTGACCCACGATGACTTTATACCTAATA is part of the Reichenbachiella agarivorans genome and harbors:
- a CDS encoding SRPBCC family protein, whose product is MIKIKSHSGIYTLTVHQKINTTLEEAWAFFSTPKNLTKITPAYMGFEITSDLVDSMRVGQIITYRVAVLLGIKSSWVTEITHVEKNHFFVDEQRFGPYSMWHHEHIFELNQGKVWMTDRVSYKMPFGILGHLLHALFVKRQLLDIFNHRYQTIEKYFR